From Xiphophorus couchianus chromosome 23, X_couchianus-1.0, whole genome shotgun sequence, one genomic window encodes:
- the irf2b gene encoding interferon regulatory factor 2 isoform X2, whose amino-acid sequence MVTMPVERMRMRPWLEEQINSCQIPGLKWVNKEKRIFQIPWMHAARHGWDLEKDAPLFMRWAIHTGKYQPGVDRPDPKTWKANFRCAMNSLPDIEEVKDKSIKKGTNAFRVYKMLSSTERSLKKGKKKADKEGKSKGSKEGAALSPNTTFSEVQPGPVDCSKQLALKVEARDLTVTNSGSALPSLGGDHLIQCEQLPDVCQTIEVTTENEEQTVSSSHSYPLQISPVSSCCGSDTESDTEDNKEALGPTWKREYPSVLRIPPCSLPGMASFVNPSKPNFRVTSLKDPTPLISYHIDSWTPACGQNSHTPPSSSHAHEVRASVIRKTSDVTSS is encoded by the exons ATG GTCACCATGCCTGTAGAAAGGATGAGGATGCGGCCGTGGCTGGAGGAACAGATCAACTCTTGTCAGATCCCAGGACTGAAATGGGTCAACAAA GAAAAGAGAATCTTCCAGATCCCATGGATGCATGCGGCGCGTCACGGCTGGGACCTGGAGAAAGACGCGCCGCTCTTCATGCGATGGGCCATACACACTG GTAAATACCAGCCCGGCGTGGACCGGCCCGACCCAAAGACCTGGAAGGCTAACTTCCGCTGCGCTATGAACAGCCTGCCTGACATCGAGGAGGTGAAGGACAAAAGTATCAAGAAAGGAACCAACGCCTTCAGAGTGTACAAGATGCTCTCGTCCACAGAGAGGAGCTTGAAGAAAG GAAAGAAGAAGGCCGACAAGGAGGGAAAGTCCAAGGGAAGCAAAGAG GGAGCCGCTCTGTCTCCAAACACGACTTTTTCTGAAGTCCAGCCCGGACCCGTCGACTGTTCCAAGCAGCTCGCGCTCAAAGTAGAGGCCCGGGACCTCACAGTGACCAACAGCGGATCAG CGCTCCCCAGTCTGGGTGGGGACCACCTGATCCAGTGCGAGCAGCTGCCGGACGTGTGCCAGACCATCGAGGTGACCACCGAGAACGAGGAGCAGACCGTTAGCTCCTCCCACTCGTACCCTCTGCAGATCTCTCCTGTATCTTCATGCTGCG GCAGCGACACAGAGAGCGACACAGAAGACAACAAAGAG GCTCTCGGTCCGACGTGGAAGCGGGAATACCCGTCGGTCCTCAGAATCCCGCCGTGCTCTCTCCCCGGCATGGCTTCGTTCGTCAACCCGAGCAAACCCAACTTCCGGGTCACCAGCCTGAAGGACCCCACGCCCCTCATCAGCTACCACATCGACAGCTGGACGCCGGCCTGCGGCCAAAACTCTCACACACCGCCGTCGAGCAGCCACGCTCACGAGGTGCGTGCAAGCGTCATTAGGAAAACCTCGGACGTCACTTCctcctga
- the irf2b gene encoding interferon regulatory factor 2 isoform X1, with translation MCILKPRSCYVVHLEPSVLFSDSGAEEPQAVQTETVTMPVERMRMRPWLEEQINSCQIPGLKWVNKEKRIFQIPWMHAARHGWDLEKDAPLFMRWAIHTGKYQPGVDRPDPKTWKANFRCAMNSLPDIEEVKDKSIKKGTNAFRVYKMLSSTERSLKKGKKKADKEGKSKGSKEGAALSPNTTFSEVQPGPVDCSKQLALKVEARDLTVTNSGSALPSLGGDHLIQCEQLPDVCQTIEVTTENEEQTVSSSHSYPLQISPVSSCCGSDTESDTEDNKEALGPTWKREYPSVLRIPPCSLPGMASFVNPSKPNFRVTSLKDPTPLISYHIDSWTPACGQNSHTPPSSSHAHEVRASVIRKTSDVTSS, from the exons atgtgcaTTTTAAAGCCTCGAAGCTGCTACGTTGTCCACCTCGAGCCCAGCGTGTTATTCTCCGACAGCGGCGCTGAGGAGCCACAGGCCGTCCAAACTGAGACG GTCACCATGCCTGTAGAAAGGATGAGGATGCGGCCGTGGCTGGAGGAACAGATCAACTCTTGTCAGATCCCAGGACTGAAATGGGTCAACAAA GAAAAGAGAATCTTCCAGATCCCATGGATGCATGCGGCGCGTCACGGCTGGGACCTGGAGAAAGACGCGCCGCTCTTCATGCGATGGGCCATACACACTG GTAAATACCAGCCCGGCGTGGACCGGCCCGACCCAAAGACCTGGAAGGCTAACTTCCGCTGCGCTATGAACAGCCTGCCTGACATCGAGGAGGTGAAGGACAAAAGTATCAAGAAAGGAACCAACGCCTTCAGAGTGTACAAGATGCTCTCGTCCACAGAGAGGAGCTTGAAGAAAG GAAAGAAGAAGGCCGACAAGGAGGGAAAGTCCAAGGGAAGCAAAGAG GGAGCCGCTCTGTCTCCAAACACGACTTTTTCTGAAGTCCAGCCCGGACCCGTCGACTGTTCCAAGCAGCTCGCGCTCAAAGTAGAGGCCCGGGACCTCACAGTGACCAACAGCGGATCAG CGCTCCCCAGTCTGGGTGGGGACCACCTGATCCAGTGCGAGCAGCTGCCGGACGTGTGCCAGACCATCGAGGTGACCACCGAGAACGAGGAGCAGACCGTTAGCTCCTCCCACTCGTACCCTCTGCAGATCTCTCCTGTATCTTCATGCTGCG GCAGCGACACAGAGAGCGACACAGAAGACAACAAAGAG GCTCTCGGTCCGACGTGGAAGCGGGAATACCCGTCGGTCCTCAGAATCCCGCCGTGCTCTCTCCCCGGCATGGCTTCGTTCGTCAACCCGAGCAAACCCAACTTCCGGGTCACCAGCCTGAAGGACCCCACGCCCCTCATCAGCTACCACATCGACAGCTGGACGCCGGCCTGCGGCCAAAACTCTCACACACCGCCGTCGAGCAGCCACGCTCACGAGGTGCGTGCAAGCGTCATTAGGAAAACCTCGGACGTCACTTCctcctga
- the irf2b gene encoding interferon regulatory factor 2 isoform X3 translates to MPVERMRMRPWLEEQINSCQIPGLKWVNKEKRIFQIPWMHAARHGWDLEKDAPLFMRWAIHTGKYQPGVDRPDPKTWKANFRCAMNSLPDIEEVKDKSIKKGTNAFRVYKMLSSTERSLKKGKKKADKEGKSKGSKEGAALSPNTTFSEVQPGPVDCSKQLALKVEARDLTVTNSGSALPSLGGDHLIQCEQLPDVCQTIEVTTENEEQTVSSSHSYPLQISPVSSCCGSDTESDTEDNKEALGPTWKREYPSVLRIPPCSLPGMASFVNPSKPNFRVTSLKDPTPLISYHIDSWTPACGQNSHTPPSSSHAHEVRASVIRKTSDVTSS, encoded by the exons ATGCCTGTAGAAAGGATGAGGATGCGGCCGTGGCTGGAGGAACAGATCAACTCTTGTCAGATCCCAGGACTGAAATGGGTCAACAAA GAAAAGAGAATCTTCCAGATCCCATGGATGCATGCGGCGCGTCACGGCTGGGACCTGGAGAAAGACGCGCCGCTCTTCATGCGATGGGCCATACACACTG GTAAATACCAGCCCGGCGTGGACCGGCCCGACCCAAAGACCTGGAAGGCTAACTTCCGCTGCGCTATGAACAGCCTGCCTGACATCGAGGAGGTGAAGGACAAAAGTATCAAGAAAGGAACCAACGCCTTCAGAGTGTACAAGATGCTCTCGTCCACAGAGAGGAGCTTGAAGAAAG GAAAGAAGAAGGCCGACAAGGAGGGAAAGTCCAAGGGAAGCAAAGAG GGAGCCGCTCTGTCTCCAAACACGACTTTTTCTGAAGTCCAGCCCGGACCCGTCGACTGTTCCAAGCAGCTCGCGCTCAAAGTAGAGGCCCGGGACCTCACAGTGACCAACAGCGGATCAG CGCTCCCCAGTCTGGGTGGGGACCACCTGATCCAGTGCGAGCAGCTGCCGGACGTGTGCCAGACCATCGAGGTGACCACCGAGAACGAGGAGCAGACCGTTAGCTCCTCCCACTCGTACCCTCTGCAGATCTCTCCTGTATCTTCATGCTGCG GCAGCGACACAGAGAGCGACACAGAAGACAACAAAGAG GCTCTCGGTCCGACGTGGAAGCGGGAATACCCGTCGGTCCTCAGAATCCCGCCGTGCTCTCTCCCCGGCATGGCTTCGTTCGTCAACCCGAGCAAACCCAACTTCCGGGTCACCAGCCTGAAGGACCCCACGCCCCTCATCAGCTACCACATCGACAGCTGGACGCCGGCCTGCGGCCAAAACTCTCACACACCGCCGTCGAGCAGCCACGCTCACGAGGTGCGTGCAAGCGTCATTAGGAAAACCTCGGACGTCACTTCctcctga